One window of uncultured Erythrobacter sp. genomic DNA carries:
- the parE gene encoding DNA topoisomerase IV subunit B, giving the protein MSDDLFENAPASSGDYDSSSIEVLEGLEPVRRRPGMYIGGTDDRALHHLAAEVLDNAMDEAVAGHANRIEMRLDENNRLSINDNGRGIPVDEHPKFPGKSTLEVILSTLHSGGKFSGKAYATSGGLHGVGVSVVNALSSHTRVEVARNKQLFAQEFARGETLGKLETVGAAPNRRGTTVTFTPDTEIFGERDFKPARLFKLARSKAYLFAGVEIRWKCADSLVSEDVPAEATFKFPGGLADHLAEQIGSRECVTAQPFTGRQDFADEKGRVEWAIAWPLYSDGSTSWYCNTVPTPDGGTHEQGLRGALTKALRAFGELTGTKKAKDITADDVMTGAEVMLSVFIRDPQFQSQTKDRLTSPEAARLVEAAVRDHFDHFLTDNMDRGKALLGEVMERMDERLKRKQEREIKRKTATNAKKLRLPGKLTDCSGEGERETELFIVEGDSAGGSAKQARDRKSQAILPIRGKILNVASASADKIRANSEIADLTLAMGCGTRKDCDPEDLRYDRIIIMTDADVDGAHIATLLMTFFFQEMSEIVRDGRLYLAQPPLYKLTAGKESRYARDDNHRAELEETVFKGKKVEVSRFKGLGEMNPGQLRETTMNPDTRSLIRITLPQEFEQRAGVKVLVDQLMGKNPEHRFNFIQNRAGEMDRDMIDA; this is encoded by the coding sequence ATGTCTGATGACCTGTTTGAAAACGCCCCCGCCTCGTCCGGCGACTACGATTCCTCCTCCATCGAGGTCCTCGAAGGGCTCGAACCTGTGCGCCGCCGCCCCGGCATGTATATTGGCGGCACCGACGACCGCGCGCTCCATCACCTCGCTGCCGAAGTGCTTGACAACGCGATGGACGAAGCGGTGGCTGGCCACGCCAACCGGATCGAGATGCGGCTGGACGAGAACAACCGGCTGAGCATCAACGATAACGGACGCGGTATCCCGGTTGACGAGCACCCCAAGTTTCCGGGCAAATCGACCCTCGAAGTGATCCTTTCCACCTTGCACTCGGGCGGCAAATTCTCGGGCAAGGCTTACGCGACCAGCGGCGGCCTGCACGGCGTCGGCGTCAGCGTGGTCAACGCCTTGTCGAGCCACACCCGCGTCGAAGTCGCGCGCAACAAACAGCTCTTCGCGCAGGAATTCGCGCGCGGTGAAACGCTGGGCAAGCTCGAAACCGTGGGCGCGGCGCCCAACCGGCGCGGGACCACCGTTACATTCACGCCCGACACCGAGATTTTCGGCGAGCGCGACTTCAAACCTGCGCGCCTGTTCAAGCTCGCACGATCCAAGGCGTATCTCTTCGCAGGCGTCGAAATCCGCTGGAAATGCGCCGACAGCCTTGTCAGCGAAGACGTACCGGCAGAGGCGACCTTCAAATTCCCCGGCGGGCTTGCAGACCACCTCGCCGAACAGATCGGCAGCCGTGAATGCGTCACCGCGCAGCCCTTTACCGGCAGGCAGGACTTTGCCGATGAGAAAGGCCGGGTCGAATGGGCGATCGCATGGCCGCTCTATTCTGACGGATCGACCAGCTGGTATTGTAATACTGTGCCAACCCCCGATGGTGGCACCCACGAACAGGGCCTGCGCGGCGCGCTGACCAAGGCTCTGCGCGCATTTGGCGAGCTTACCGGCACGAAGAAAGCCAAGGACATCACTGCCGACGACGTCATGACGGGCGCGGAGGTAATGCTATCGGTCTTCATCCGCGATCCGCAATTCCAGTCGCAGACCAAGGACCGCCTGACCTCACCCGAAGCTGCGCGTCTGGTCGAAGCCGCCGTGCGCGACCATTTTGACCACTTCCTCACCGACAATATGGACCGCGGCAAGGCGCTGCTGGGCGAAGTCATGGAGCGCATGGACGAGCGCCTCAAGCGCAAGCAGGAGCGTGAGATCAAGCGCAAGACTGCGACCAACGCAAAGAAGCTGCGCCTGCCCGGCAAGCTCACCGATTGCAGCGGGGAAGGCGAGCGCGAGACCGAACTCTTCATCGTCGAAGGCGACTCCGCAGGTGGCAGCGCCAAACAGGCGCGCGACCGCAAGTCACAAGCGATCCTGCCAATCCGCGGCAAAATCCTCAACGTCGCCTCTGCCAGCGCTGACAAGATCCGCGCCAATTCCGAAATCGCCGATCTGACGCTGGCTATGGGCTGCGGGACACGCAAGGACTGCGACCCCGAAGACCTGCGCTACGACCGCATCATCATCATGACCGACGCCGACGTCGACGGCGCGCATATCGCGACCTTGCTGATGACGTTCTTCTTCCAGGAAATGTCCGAGATTGTCCGCGACGGCCGGCTCTATCTGGCGCAGCCCCCGCTCTACAAACTGACTGCCGGTAAAGAGAGCCGCTACGCCCGCGACGACAACCACCGCGCCGAGCTGGAAGAAACGGTGTTCAAGGGCAAGAAGGTCGAAGTCTCGCGGTTCAAGGGTCTAGGCGAGATGAACCCAGGACAGCTGCGCGAAACGACGATGAACCCGGATACGCGCTCGCTCATCCGCATCACTCTGCCGCAGGAATTCGAGCAGCGCGCAGGCGTGAAGGTGCTGGTCGATCAACTGATGGGCAAAAACCCCGAACACCGCTTCAACTTCATCCAAAACCGCGCGGGCGAGATGGACCGCGATATGATCGATGCCTGA
- a CDS encoding methyl-accepting chemotaxis protein produces MKPIEIDHADASALDMIPEKCGAVTVGCTDVAGVVQSVINSSEALRAEHVALQGTVAALEADQSKVAEASDEARLLSERAIERLGEGTALIQSSLGKISSLLDLVETLGQHVTSFSAAMEQVRRSALDIEDIAETTNILALNATIEAMRAGDAGRTFAVVASEVKSLANDTRKATVEIASTIDALGDEAAQVIGQIEEGAKASGEAKESISQIENTITGVGDLVEEVDKQNDVIARSTATISDHVVSVQGVLDSFDAAAKDNEAKLGRAHRRMGDLELTASEMFDRIVKAGLSPEDSIQVDRAKEIAKQIAKIAEEAIEKGKLSEGQLFDRDYREVAGTKPQLYRTSLSDWADEDWRPIFDQVVEDGGVVRMCSANDMNGFLPTHTSDRSRKPTGDITHDTKYCRNGRIMLEGTDVAAKKSQDSFMMAVYRQEGDGQKYEIVRNVYVPLVINGRRWGDFEFAYSFD; encoded by the coding sequence ATGAAGCCTATCGAAATCGACCACGCTGACGCCTCGGCACTGGACATGATTCCGGAAAAATGCGGCGCCGTTACGGTCGGCTGCACCGATGTAGCCGGCGTCGTTCAGAGCGTTATCAACTCATCCGAGGCCTTGCGCGCCGAACATGTTGCCTTGCAGGGAACGGTTGCCGCGCTTGAGGCAGATCAGTCCAAAGTCGCCGAAGCCAGCGACGAAGCGCGTTTGCTGTCAGAGCGGGCGATCGAAAGGCTTGGCGAAGGAACCGCGCTGATCCAGTCATCGCTGGGCAAGATTTCTTCGCTGCTCGATCTGGTGGAGACGCTGGGTCAGCATGTCACCAGCTTTTCAGCTGCGATGGAACAGGTCCGCCGCAGCGCGCTCGACATTGAGGATATTGCCGAGACGACGAACATCCTTGCGCTTAATGCCACGATCGAAGCGATGCGGGCCGGTGATGCGGGCCGCACCTTCGCGGTGGTTGCAAGCGAGGTAAAGAGTCTCGCCAATGACACGCGTAAGGCGACGGTAGAGATCGCTTCTACGATTGATGCATTGGGTGACGAAGCGGCGCAGGTCATCGGCCAGATCGAGGAAGGCGCCAAGGCGAGCGGCGAGGCAAAGGAATCGATCTCGCAGATCGAAAATACGATTACAGGCGTGGGGGACCTTGTCGAAGAAGTCGACAAGCAGAACGATGTGATCGCCCGCTCAACCGCAACGATCAGCGATCATGTCGTGAGTGTGCAAGGTGTGCTCGACAGTTTTGACGCAGCCGCCAAGGACAACGAGGCCAAACTTGGTCGCGCGCATCGCCGGATGGGCGACCTCGAGCTGACTGCCAGCGAGATGTTCGACCGGATCGTAAAGGCTGGCCTTTCTCCTGAGGACAGCATTCAGGTCGATCGGGCGAAGGAAATTGCCAAACAGATTGCCAAGATTGCGGAAGAGGCAATCGAAAAGGGCAAACTGTCAGAGGGGCAACTATTCGACCGCGACTATCGCGAAGTTGCCGGCACCAAGCCTCAGCTTTATCGCACCAGCCTGAGCGATTGGGCCGATGAGGATTGGCGTCCGATCTTTGATCAGGTTGTTGAGGATGGCGGGGTTGTGCGCATGTGTTCAGCCAACGACATGAACGGGTTCCTTCCGACTCACACTTCAGATCGATCGCGCAAGCCGACCGGCGATATCACCCACGACACCAAGTATTGCCGCAACGGGCGCATCATGCTTGAAGGTACCGACGTTGCAGCGAAGAAGAGCCAGGACAGTTTCATGATGGCGGTCTACCGGCAAGAGGGCGACGGCCAAAAATACGAAATCGTGCGCAATGTCTACGTGCCTCTGGTCATCAATGGCCGCCGCTGGGGCGATTTCGAGTTCGCCTACAGCTTCGACTGA
- a CDS encoding MoxR family ATPase codes for MSDQTDQQRFEGTSDYIATDDLKVAVNAAVTLRRPLLVKGEPGTGKTVLAHEISKAIGAPLIEWNIKSTTKAQQGLYEYDAVARLRDGQLGEERVHDIRNYIKKGKLWEAFTSPELPVLLIDEIDKADIEFPNDLLQELDRMSFDVYETQERIEAKERPIVVITSNNEKELPDAFLRRCFFHYIKFPDRDTMQSIIDVHYPGIQKALVKKAMDIFYELREVPGLKKKPSTSELLDWLKLLLNEDMPLDVLQDANPNSAIPPLHGALLKNEQDVMLFERLAFMARRNPS; via the coding sequence ATGAGCGACCAGACCGATCAGCAGCGTTTTGAAGGCACCAGCGACTATATTGCGACCGACGATCTCAAGGTTGCCGTCAACGCCGCAGTGACCCTTCGTCGCCCGCTTCTGGTCAAAGGTGAACCCGGTACCGGCAAGACGGTGCTCGCTCATGAGATTTCCAAGGCCATCGGTGCCCCGCTGATCGAGTGGAACATCAAGTCGACAACCAAGGCTCAGCAAGGCCTGTATGAATATGATGCGGTTGCGCGTCTGCGCGACGGTCAACTGGGCGAAGAGCGCGTCCACGACATCCGTAACTACATCAAGAAGGGCAAGCTGTGGGAGGCCTTCACCTCCCCCGAACTGCCCGTCCTGCTGATCGACGAGATCGACAAGGCCGATATCGAATTTCCGAACGATCTGCTTCAGGAACTCGACCGGATGAGCTTCGACGTTTACGAAACGCAGGAGCGGATCGAGGCGAAAGAACGTCCGATCGTGGTCATCACTTCGAACAATGAAAAAGAGCTTCCGGATGCGTTCCTGCGCCGCTGCTTCTTCCACTACATCAAATTCCCCGACCGCGACACGATGCAGTCGATCATCGACGTCCACTATCCCGGCATCCAAAAGGCGCTGGTGAAAAAGGCGATGGATATCTTCTACGAACTGCGCGAAGTGCCGGGCCTGAAGAAGAAGCCCTCGACCAGCGAGTTGCTCGACTGGCTCAAACTGCTGCTGAACGAGGACATGCCCTTGGACGTATTGCAGGACGCCAACCCCAACAGCGCAATCCCGCCTCTGCATGGAGCCTTGCTCAAGAACGAACAGGACGTGATGTTGTTCGAACGGCTAGCATTCATGGCGCGCCGCAACCCGAGCTAA
- a CDS encoding penicillin-binding protein activator, translating into MKRVANLVFNMDWMRAFNRRNLAIAGSAALLAGCQVIPKTETVSTGPVATPTPEPSATALPTDATRHRVALLVPMSGQTAEVGQSLANATTMALLDTNAENLRITTYDTSRGAAAAARQAIADGNRLILGPLLADNVPAVQAAARPAGVPSIAFSNDATVASADVFVMGHIPEQSIRRSIEYARRNGSNSFGALLPEGAYGQRSYNALENSLRDYGGTLVAFERYARGNTSIVGAAQRLRTRGGYDTVLIADGARLAVQAAGELRADGAEGARILGTELWSGESALTRSTAINGALFSAVSDGRFRRFSDSYEARFGAKPFRIATLGYDSVLLTLRIARNWQVGRSFPTDRLYDRGGFLGVDGAFRFNRNGVAERALEVREVRGGDVVPVDPAPSSFGG; encoded by the coding sequence ATGAAGCGAGTGGCAAATCTGGTTTTCAACATGGATTGGATGCGCGCATTCAACCGGCGTAATCTGGCGATAGCCGGTTCAGCGGCTTTGCTGGCGGGCTGTCAGGTCATTCCCAAGACTGAAACCGTCTCAACCGGACCCGTTGCAACGCCAACGCCAGAGCCGAGCGCAACCGCTCTGCCAACCGACGCCACGCGCCACCGCGTCGCGCTGTTGGTCCCGATGTCGGGGCAGACGGCAGAAGTGGGCCAGTCGCTCGCCAATGCGACCACAATGGCGCTGCTCGACACCAATGCCGAGAACCTGCGCATCACCACCTATGATACGTCACGCGGAGCGGCGGCAGCTGCGCGTCAGGCGATCGCCGATGGCAACCGGCTGATCCTCGGCCCGTTGCTGGCTGACAATGTGCCAGCGGTCCAAGCCGCTGCGCGGCCCGCCGGTGTCCCCTCGATTGCCTTTTCCAACGATGCGACTGTGGCGAGCGCCGATGTATTTGTGATGGGTCATATCCCTGAACAATCCATTCGCCGCTCGATCGAATATGCGCGCCGCAACGGCTCGAACAGCTTCGGAGCGCTTTTGCCTGAAGGAGCCTATGGCCAACGCTCCTACAACGCGCTCGAAAACAGCTTGCGCGATTATGGCGGCACGCTGGTGGCATTTGAGCGCTACGCACGCGGCAACACCTCGATTGTCGGCGCGGCCCAGCGTCTGCGCACACGCGGCGGCTATGACACCGTGCTGATTGCCGATGGCGCCCGGCTTGCGGTGCAGGCAGCGGGCGAACTTCGCGCAGACGGAGCCGAGGGCGCGCGCATCCTCGGCACTGAACTGTGGAGCGGCGAATCTGCCCTCACCCGCTCAACCGCGATCAATGGCGCGTTGTTCTCAGCCGTTTCTGATGGACGTTTCCGCCGCTTCTCCGACAGTTACGAAGCGCGTTTTGGGGCGAAACCCTTTCGCATCGCCACACTTGGCTACGATTCTGTGCTGCTGACCTTGCGGATTGCCCGCAACTGGCAGGTTGGACGCAGCTTCCCGACCGACCGTCTCTATGATCGCGGTGGTTTTCTGGGAGTGGACGGAGCGTTCCGCTTCAATCGCAATGGCGTGGCAGAGCGCGCACTCGAAGTGCGCGAAGTGCGCGGCGGCGATGTTGTGCCGGTCGATCCTGCGCCATCCAGCTTCGGCGGTTGA
- a CDS encoding VWA domain-containing protein, producing the protein MFFNFMDELREAGIGASFKEHLTLLEALDRDVIEQTPEAFYYLSRATFVKDEGMLDKFDQVFHKVFKGIMTDYGQNPVDIPSDWLKAVAEKFLTPEEIAEIEKIGDWDELMEKLKERLAEQEKRHEGGNKWIGTGGTSPFGNSGYNPEGVRIGGESKHKRAVKVWEKREFKNLDNTKELGTRNIKMALRRLRRFAREGAQDQLDLDATIDGTAKQGWLDIHMRAERRNAVKLLLFLDVGGSMDPFIKLCEELFSAATTEFKNLEFFYFHNCLYEGVWKDNKRRWQERIKTWDILHKYGHDYKVIFVGDAAMSPYEITHAGGSVEHMNEEAGVAWMKRVTDTYPATVWLNPVPEKQWGYSQSTKMMKELVNDRMYGLTLDGLDEAMRELSRKQGH; encoded by the coding sequence ATGTTTTTCAATTTTATGGACGAACTGCGCGAAGCAGGCATTGGCGCGAGCTTTAAAGAGCACCTCACTTTGCTGGAGGCGCTTGACCGCGACGTGATCGAACAGACGCCTGAGGCGTTTTACTACCTCAGCCGTGCGACTTTCGTGAAAGACGAAGGGATGCTCGATAAGTTCGATCAGGTGTTCCACAAGGTCTTCAAAGGGATCATGACCGATTACGGCCAGAACCCGGTCGATATCCCCTCAGACTGGCTCAAAGCCGTCGCGGAAAAATTCCTCACGCCCGAAGAAATAGCCGAGATCGAGAAGATCGGCGATTGGGACGAGCTGATGGAGAAGCTCAAAGAGCGCCTCGCCGAACAGGAAAAGCGCCACGAAGGCGGGAACAAGTGGATCGGCACCGGGGGCACCTCTCCCTTTGGCAATTCAGGCTACAATCCCGAAGGCGTGCGGATCGGCGGCGAGAGCAAGCATAAGCGCGCGGTGAAGGTCTGGGAAAAGCGCGAGTTCAAGAACCTCGACAACACCAAGGAGCTGGGCACTCGCAACATCAAGATGGCGCTGCGCCGCCTGCGCCGCTTTGCCCGCGAAGGCGCTCAGGATCAGCTCGATCTCGACGCGACGATCGATGGCACCGCCAAGCAAGGCTGGCTCGACATCCATATGCGCGCCGAACGCCGCAATGCGGTGAAATTGCTGCTGTTCCTCGATGTTGGCGGATCAATGGATCCCTTCATCAAGCTGTGCGAGGAGCTGTTCAGCGCTGCCACAACCGAGTTCAAGAACCTCGAGTTCTTCTACTTCCACAACTGCCTCTACGAAGGGGTGTGGAAGGACAACAAGCGCCGCTGGCAGGAACGGATCAAGACCTGGGATATCCTCCACAAATACGGCCATGATTACAAAGTGATCTTCGTCGGTGACGCGGCGATGAGCCCCTACGAAATCACCCATGCGGGCGGCTCGGTCGAGCATATGAACGAAGAAGCCGGCGTCGCCTGGATGAAACGCGTAACCGACACCTACCCCGCAACCGTTTGGCTCAACCCCGTGCCCGAAAAGCAATGGGGCTATTCGCAATCGACCAAGATGATGAAAGAGCTGGTGAACGACCGCATGTACGGCCTGACGCTGGATGGTCTCGACGAAGCGATGCGGGAGCTAAGCCGCAAGCAGGGGCATTAA
- a CDS encoding sigma-70 family RNA polymerase sigma factor, protein MTQTAEQLYRQAGEQFAPALARLARTVERDGEKARDLEQEMHVALWSSLTRFEGDCALKTWVYRVAHNVAASHIAKSARGPKRVALENIESLPTTDNAEANLAEALVLEQVRGLIAKLAPLDAQVIVLWLEGESGAEIAEITGLTPGAVSVRVHRIKALFADHFETPENHGEQS, encoded by the coding sequence ATGACACAAACGGCAGAGCAACTTTACCGGCAAGCGGGCGAACAATTCGCTCCGGCGCTTGCGCGTCTCGCCCGCACGGTGGAGCGTGATGGCGAGAAGGCGCGCGATCTGGAGCAGGAGATGCATGTCGCGCTGTGGAGCAGCCTGACGCGCTTCGAGGGTGATTGCGCGCTAAAGACCTGGGTTTATCGGGTCGCGCATAACGTGGCAGCCAGCCACATCGCCAAATCCGCACGCGGGCCCAAGCGTGTCGCGCTCGAAAACATTGAGAGCCTTCCCACCACTGATAACGCCGAAGCGAACCTCGCCGAGGCGCTCGTTCTCGAACAGGTGCGCGGGTTGATCGCGAAGCTCGCCCCGCTCGATGCGCAGGTGATTGTGCTGTGGCTCGAAGGCGAAAGCGGAGCCGAGATTGCCGAGATAACCGGCCTGACCCCCGGCGCGGTCAGCGTCAGGGTCCACCGGATCAAAGCACTCTTCGCCGACCATTTTGAAACCCCCGAAAATCACGGTGAGCAATCATGA
- a CDS encoding serine hydrolase: MLTLAAPAYAQETAHETEDKAGQTALEMRAEQVIELINCELDPNDVFTDDLLAAVPPAQFAAISRQLTAQFGAALSVEELDPPQGTRAAIVVRMERAIARGWISVDPAEDNRMSELLFQSFDPVGDTPAKIEADLAALPGDVTWWFGPLDGASEPILASESDPQMPLGSTFKLYVLAALAREVAQNERSWDDVVPLTDARSYPGGMMQNWAEDTPVTLATLATMMISISDNTATDALIEELGRDAVFQTLVDSGHSAPELNNPFLATREMFLLKGGPAERLQAYREGNAGIRAAILESIDDTLVPTSQIQAAFSAGPVALDVEWFGNAADLANLFRFMRETADPRAFEIMGINPSMTANTRESWDYVGYKGGSEPGVLQLTWLLRGADGRDRALVLSWRNETANLDQSALELIAQRIQALSPDATE, from the coding sequence ATGCTGACACTGGCCGCCCCTGCTTATGCGCAAGAAACAGCCCATGAGACGGAGGATAAAGCCGGACAAACAGCGTTGGAAATGCGCGCGGAGCAGGTGATCGAGCTGATCAATTGCGAGCTGGACCCAAACGATGTGTTTACGGATGATCTTCTCGCTGCCGTTCCGCCCGCACAGTTTGCCGCGATCTCGCGGCAGTTGACCGCGCAGTTCGGGGCAGCGCTGTCGGTAGAGGAGCTTGACCCGCCCCAAGGCACGCGCGCGGCGATTGTGGTCCGCATGGAACGGGCAATTGCGCGTGGCTGGATTTCGGTCGATCCCGCTGAGGACAACCGCATGAGCGAGTTATTGTTTCAGAGCTTCGATCCGGTCGGAGACACGCCCGCCAAGATCGAGGCCGACCTTGCCGCGCTGCCCGGCGATGTCACCTGGTGGTTTGGTCCGCTGGATGGTGCATCCGAACCGATTTTGGCGAGCGAGAGCGATCCGCAAATGCCGCTGGGTTCGACCTTCAAGCTTTACGTTCTAGCCGCGCTGGCCCGCGAAGTGGCGCAAAACGAGCGCTCATGGGACGATGTCGTGCCGCTCACCGATGCGCGCAGTTATCCCGGCGGAATGATGCAGAACTGGGCCGAAGACACGCCGGTAACCTTGGCGACGCTCGCCACGATGATGATCTCGATCAGCGACAACACCGCGACCGACGCCCTGATCGAGGAATTGGGGCGCGATGCAGTGTTTCAGACCTTGGTCGATAGCGGCCATTCGGCGCCTGAACTCAACAACCCGTTTCTGGCGACGCGCGAGATGTTCCTGCTCAAAGGCGGTCCGGCCGAACGTTTGCAAGCTTACCGCGAAGGCAATGCTGGCATCCGCGCGGCGATCCTCGAATCGATTGACGACACCCTTGTTCCCACTTCGCAAATTCAGGCCGCATTTTCCGCAGGCCCGGTCGCTTTGGATGTCGAGTGGTTCGGCAATGCTGCCGACCTTGCCAACCTGTTCCGCTTCATGCGCGAAACCGCCGATCCGCGCGCGTTCGAGATCATGGGGATTAACCCGTCAATGACCGCGAATACGCGGGAAAGCTGGGACTATGTCGGTTACAAAGGCGGGTCAGAGCCAGGCGTGCTCCAGCTCACTTGGCTGCTGCGCGGCGCCGATGGACGCGATCGCGCCCTCGTTCTTAGCTGGCGCAATGAAACCGCAAACCTCGATCAGAGTGCGCTCGAACTGATCGCGCAGCGGATTCAGGCGCTTTCCCCTGACGCTACGGAATAG
- a CDS encoding DUF1343 domain-containing protein, protein MSVEFGIDRLLADSALLDELKGRRVALVAHPASVTKDLTHSLDALIAAGVNVTSAFGPQHGLKGDKQDNMVETSDEIDADYGIPVFSLYGEVRRPTGQMMSSADVFLFDLQDLGCRIYTFVTTLLYLLEEAAKSGKEVWVLDRPNPAGRPVEGTLLVPGHESFVGAAPMPMRHGLTMGEMGHWFIEHFGLDVAYKVVAMQGWQPDGAGFGWPESRIWINPSPNAASVNMARCYAGTVMIEGATVSEGRGTTRPLEVLFGAPDLDAKAVAREMRRIAPDWCAGVKVRDCWFEPTFHKHTGKLCNALMLHGEGPDYDHHAFKPWRMQALAFKAIRSLYPDYPIWRGKDFKYEYTNDVLAIDVINGGPALREWVDDLNAGPDALDAQASADEAAWVQNVRGHLLY, encoded by the coding sequence ATGAGCGTCGAATTCGGGATCGACCGCCTGCTGGCAGACAGCGCGCTGCTGGACGAACTGAAGGGGCGGAGGGTGGCTTTGGTCGCGCATCCGGCCAGCGTAACCAAAGACCTCACCCACAGCCTCGACGCGCTGATCGCGGCCGGAGTGAACGTCACCAGTGCCTTTGGTCCGCAGCACGGCCTGAAGGGCGACAAGCAGGACAATATGGTCGAAACCTCGGACGAGATCGACGCGGATTACGGCATTCCGGTCTTCTCGCTCTATGGCGAGGTGCGCCGCCCGACAGGGCAGATGATGTCGAGCGCGGACGTATTCCTTTTCGACCTGCAAGATCTCGGCTGCCGCATCTATACCTTTGTCACCACCTTGCTCTACCTGCTTGAAGAAGCAGCGAAATCAGGCAAAGAAGTGTGGGTCCTCGACCGCCCTAATCCCGCCGGACGCCCGGTCGAGGGGACATTACTGGTGCCGGGGCATGAGAGCTTTGTCGGAGCCGCCCCGATGCCGATGCGCCACGGGCTGACGATGGGTGAAATGGGCCACTGGTTCATCGAGCATTTCGGTCTCGACGTCGCTTACAAGGTGGTGGCGATGCAGGGCTGGCAGCCTGACGGTGCTGGGTTCGGTTGGCCCGAGAGCCGCATCTGGATCAACCCGTCACCCAACGCCGCCAGCGTCAATATGGCGCGCTGCTATGCCGGGACGGTAATGATCGAAGGCGCCACAGTGTCAGAGGGCCGCGGGACCACTCGGCCACTCGAAGTGCTGTTCGGTGCGCCCGACTTGGATGCCAAGGCTGTTGCAAGAGAAATGCGACGCATCGCGCCTGATTGGTGCGCTGGCGTCAAGGTGCGCGATTGCTGGTTCGAGCCGACATTCCACAAACACACAGGAAAGCTCTGTAACGCACTGATGTTGCACGGAGAAGGGCCGGATTACGATCATCACGCGTTCAAGCCTTGGCGGATGCAGGCACTGGCGTTCAAGGCGATCCGAAGCCTCTATCCCGATTACCCGATATGGCGGGGTAAGGACTTCAAATACGAGTATACAAACGACGTGCTTGCGATCGACGTTATCAATGGCGGGCCAGCTTTGCGCGAATGGGTCGATGATCTGAACGCGGGGCCGGATGCACTCGATGCGCAAGCGTCAGCCGATGAGGCCGCGTGGGTGCAAAATGTGCGCGGACATTTGCTCTATTAG
- a CDS encoding fatty acid desaturase, with protein sequence MQFHPIGNPPSLLRICAIMLEQCAPSLSQASDDEDIGKDAPLAFVTAEMLRSLAAFRTPSQSRSWWELAITLLPLIAMLGGILFAVAQGYYLALLLTPIAGLFLLRGFIIQHDCGHGSFMPGKKRNDWIGRGIGLLTFTPYDCWRQSHAIHHAGTGNLDARGLGDVDTLTVREFQALSPLGRFGYRLYRHPLVLLGFGPAYLFLMRHRLPIGLMREGWIYWVSAMATNAGTALLLVLLAWQFGVATTALVFLPTLLVAATMGVWLFYIQHQFEDTHWEYRENWSFRDAAWLGSSHLHLPTPLRWFTGNIGIHHIHHLMSRIPFYRLKEALDAHPDLADINRLTVRQTIRPFLLTLWDEDKRKMVTFREV encoded by the coding sequence TTGCAGTTTCATCCCATTGGTAATCCCCCCTCTCTCTTAAGGATATGCGCGATAATGCTTGAGCAGTGCGCCCCCTCACTATCCCAAGCCAGCGACGACGAGGACATTGGTAAAGACGCGCCGCTGGCCTTTGTCACAGCAGAGATGCTGCGCAGCCTGGCGGCCTTTCGAACGCCGAGCCAGTCGCGCAGCTGGTGGGAACTCGCCATCACCCTCTTGCCGCTAATCGCAATGCTTGGCGGCATTCTGTTTGCAGTGGCGCAAGGTTACTATCTGGCGTTGCTTCTCACGCCGATTGCGGGACTGTTTCTGTTGCGCGGGTTTATCATTCAACACGATTGCGGGCACGGATCATTCATGCCGGGCAAGAAGCGGAACGACTGGATCGGGCGCGGGATCGGCTTGTTGACCTTCACGCCCTATGATTGCTGGCGGCAATCGCATGCGATCCACCATGCGGGTACAGGGAATCTGGACGCGCGCGGACTGGGCGACGTTGACACGCTTACAGTCCGCGAATTTCAGGCTTTATCCCCGCTGGGGCGCTTTGGATACCGGCTGTATCGCCATCCGCTCGTCTTGCTCGGCTTTGGACCCGCTTACCTGTTTCTGATGCGCCACCGCCTTCCCATTGGCCTAATGCGAGAAGGATGGATCTATTGGGTGAGTGCCATGGCGACCAATGCGGGCACGGCATTGCTGTTAGTGCTGTTGGCCTGGCAGTTTGGTGTCGCCACAACGGCCTTAGTCTTCTTGCCGACCTTACTGGTGGCTGCCACGATGGGCGTCTGGCTGTTTTACATTCAGCATCAGTTTGAAGACACGCACTGGGAATACCGTGAGAACTGGTCGTTCCGCGACGCGGCATGGCTTGGCAGCTCCCACCTCCATTTACCCACACCGCTGCGCTGGTTCACCGGGAACATCGGCATTCATCACATCCACCACCTGATGAGCAGAATTCCGTTTTACCGCCTGAAAGAAGCGCTCGATGCGCATCCCGATCTGGCGGATATCAACCGGCTGACGGTTCGGCAAACCATCAGACCATTCCTTCTGACCTTGTGGGACGAGGATAAAAGGAAAATGGTGACGTTCCGCGAAGTGTAG